From the genome of Desulfovibrio sp. JY:
GCCGACGGGCCCTTTGTCTCGGTGCGCACCATCCACAGCCCCGGATGCGTGATCCGCACCTTGGCCACGCCGTCATCGCCGGTCTCGGTGTAATAGGCGTAACTGTTGGGCGTCTTCGTAAACCCGTCATAGGTCGCCAGCACCACGGCCGGCGTGGGCTTGCCGTCCAAAAGCACCTTCACGTCCATGTCCTGGCCGACCTTGACCTTGGCCGGATCGGTCAGCGGCACAAGCTCCAGCTTCTGCCCGACCACGGCGTCGAACCCGGCATCGCTGCCGCCAACCGACACGATGGCCTTGGCGAACTTTTCGTAGCTGTTGCTCTTGGTCGCCCCGGGCAAGTCCTTCTTCGTGCCCTTTTTCATGCCGTCGGGCGTCAGGCTCCAGACCTGCGGCAGCCGGTGCACCAGGATCAGCCCCGCGCCCGGCTTGGCAAACGTCGCCTGCCCGTTGAACACAAACGTCTTGGCATCCGGCGTCAGCTTGACTTCCACAGGCTTGCCGTCGGTCACGACAAACGCCTTGACGTCCGCCGGCGTCTCCAGCTCCTCGCTGACAATGAACACATGGGCCGAATGCACGCTAAACGGCACGGCTTTGCCCACGGCTGCCGCGCACGTCCCCGGCTTGATGGCGATTTCATGCGCAACCGCCGGACTCGCCACGCCAATTCCCAGCAACAGTCCCAGCACAACCAGCATCTTTCTCACAATACGGAACTCCTTTTATGTATTTAATAAAACTTCATTATCTTTATTTGTGACTAATTTATTATTCGTGCTACTGTCAACCCCATAATCGACCGCGCCCCTTGGCCCCCCCTCGAAACCCAGGTACCTATCCCACCAAGAGGTGCATCATGCCCGAGACTCCCGAAATCCAACCCGTCACCGCCCCGGACGCCATCGAAGCGCGATCCCTGGCCATCATCGACGCCGAAGTCCCCGAGCCGCGTCCCTTCGCCGGCCACCAGTGGACCATCGTGCGCCGGCTCATCCACACCACCGCCGACTTCGAAATGCTCGACC
Proteins encoded in this window:
- a CDS encoding DUF4198 domain-containing protein, which gives rise to MRKMLVVLGLLLGIGVASPAVAHEIAIKPGTCAAAVGKAVPFSVHSAHVFIVSEELETPADVKAFVVTDGKPVEVKLTPDAKTFVFNGQATFAKPGAGLILVHRLPQVWSLTPDGMKKGTKKDLPGATKSNSYEKFAKAIVSVGGSDAGFDAVVGQKLELVPLTDPAKVKVGQDMDVKVLLDGKPTPAVVLATYDGFTKTPNSYAYYTETGDDGVAKVRITHPGLWMVRTETKGPSADKTIDREALRSTLTFCVQ